Within the Osmerus mordax isolate fOsmMor3 chromosome 6, fOsmMor3.pri, whole genome shotgun sequence genome, the region AACCTGCTCTTCCAGAGGACCAAGACATGGAGACTGGAGGTTCAGAGACGGAGGACAGCGCTGTAGCCAAAGACCAGCCAGCCCGGCAGCCCCAGAGCCCCACCCTTCCGAGGAGGCTCAGCAAGCGGGCCCCCAAGCCCAAGCACCCGCACAGCTGCTCCTACTGCGGCCACGAGTTCAAGGACAGGCCCAGTCTGGAGGTGCACATCAAGAGACGCCACACCAAAGAGAAAGACTACTCCTGCCAGCTCTGCCGGTATGCCTGCGCAGCCAAGTGTGACTATGAGAAGCACTGCCTCAGTAACAAGCAcaggaagagagtggaggagaactCCCCAGCCAAGGTTACCAGCCCCCCAGCTGGGCTCCCGGGGGACGAAGACATCACCGAAGACGAGCAGGCTGAGGTCCAGAGCAGCAGCACCaagaccacctccaccctcactcccacacccgCCTctccccagacccagacccaggccctgaCACAGATCCAAACTCAGACCCAGACTCAGGCCCAGGCCCAAGTTCAGACCTTGACACAGGTCCAGGCCCAGCCCCGGGGCTCCAAGCGCACCCTGGGCTCCAGGTTCCAGCTGCAGTGCAGCAGCTGTGAGTTCCGGGTCAGCAACGTCACCCTCCTGGAGAGCCACACCCGGCTGAAGCACCCTGCAGAGGACCGCCTCCACTGCCGGCTGTGCCGCTACTACTGCGCCACACCCGAGTGGATGGACACTCACCTGGCCTCCGAGGGCCACCAGCGGCAGGTCCGGGAGAGGGACCCCGCCGCTGCCACTTCCCCCCCCGAGGAATGCGTGGCGAGGGTGAGCCGCGACAAGGCCGGGGAGGGCGCGCTGACGGACGACGTGGCGCTAGCGGAGGCCGGAGAGGAGGCGGGCGGCGGGGCGGCTCTGTCCGAGATGGACGCGGAGGCCGAGGAGGCGGTGGAGGCGGCCAAGGCCgtcctggaggaggtggaggagaacatGGACGACAGCAAGCCCcccaagaggaggaggggccggcCCAAGCTGACCTCGTCGACCACGTGTAGCTACTGCGGCCTGGCCGTGTCCAACGCCACCAACCTGAGCGTGCACGTGCGGCGCAAACACAGCCACCAGTACAGCTTCGCCTGCCGACTCTGCAACTACAACTGCGTGACCAGGGGCGACATGGACCGCCACCGCGTCACCAAGAAGCACACAAAGCGTGTGGCGGAGGCCGGCGGCGAGGACCAGACCTTGACCGTTGTGTCGGGGTGCCAGAGcacaggagagggaaaaggagacgGGGAAGGAGAGGTAGTAGGagccagggaaggagagggcaaAGGAGACAgcgaaggagagggaaaaggagccagcgaaggagagggaaaaggagccagagaaggagaggatggaggagccAGAGAAGGCgagggagaggtagaaggggagaaagagggagagagagacggagaggacaACGCCGTCCCAGGGAAGAAGAAGAGCAAATATGACGCGGTGAACTCGTGCCCTCACTGCGACTTTGTGGCTCACTCCATCCCGTCCCTGGACCTGCACGTGAAGAGGAAGCACACGCGGgagtttgagtttgtgtgtctggcGTGCAGCTACTACGCCGTGACGTGCCGGGAGATGTCCCGCCACGCCTCCACCGACAAGCACAAGCAGAAAAGCCAGATGTacctggagcaggagaagagcgCCATGACCCAGGAGGAGCCCGGGGCGCTGGAAGGCGAGGCGGCACCCGAGCCCGACCCCCACCCTGACGAGGTCACATCTACCACCACTCTTGTCGAggactcttccccctcctccaaccagccccagcctcagccccagcctcaacccgagcccgagccccagcctcaaccccagcccacAGAAACACCCAGTGAGCATGTATCCCCCAGCGCCTCCCGGCCAGGAACCCCGAGCGAGGAGATGACCGACAGAATGGCAGAAGAGGGCGAGACTGAGGTAGACGGGATCAATGTCGTGGTGGTCTGCGTGGGGTCTGAGGGCGGGACTTCTACGGATGATGTCACAGAGCCCATCCAGCAGGATGTGGAGCCTCCTGAGGGGAGCGGGGGAGCGTCTGTGGAGGAGGCAGCAGAGgctccagtcagccagccttcCCCAGACACAGGCCCCCACCAGCCCCAGGAGCAGAGCGGGCCAGAGGCTCCAGGCCAGGTCCAGGCTGAGCGaaaggcccaggcccaggccgccTGCTCCGACGTAGACATGGACGCCTCCGAAGACAAAGACGACGTCTTGTCGACGGACAAACAGCTGGTCAGGGCCGTCCCCTTCGACGCCTGCATCGTCTCCATCAAGTCCCTGTCGGAGAACCAACGTGCCCTGCACGAGCGCCTCGCCAGCGAGGGCGAGGCGGCCGGCGGCGGCCTGGCGGGGGCGGCCGCGGGGGGCCCTCCGAGGGGCCGCAGGTCCCGGCTCCTACCGGGCGGGGCCAACGGGGCAAGGAGGAGGGCCGTGACCCCCAACCCCCGCATCCGCTGCGAGGACTGCGGCTTCCTGGCGGACGGGCTGAGCGGCCTCAACGTGCACATCTCCATGAAGCACCCGTCCCGGGAGAAGCGCTTCCACTGCCTGCTGTGCGGGAAGTCCTTCTACACCGAGAGCAACCTGCACCAGCACCTGACCAGCGGGGCTCACCTCCGCAACGAGCAGGTACGTCCCGGCCacgaccacaccacaccacaccaccacgGAACGACCTCGCGTTTTACTCGTGGCTCCGGAAATCGATCGATCGATATTTCACGATTTGTATATTTTACCAGTGATAAAACCTATGGGGTCAGGTTCCTTACTACTTCTCACGACATTGATTCCACGTGTCCTAACGTCCatgccttcccccccccccccccccatccctgagCAGAACAGCATCGAGGAGCtccctgaagggggcgccagCTTCAAGTGCGTGAAGTGCACGGACCCCTTCGAGACGGAGCAGGAGCTGTTCCGGCACATCAAGGAGAAGCACGAGGAGCTGCTGCGGGAGGTCAACAAGTACGTCCTGGAGGACACGGAGCAGATCAACCGTGAGCGCGAGGAGAATCAGGGTAGCGTGTGCAAGCACTGCGGCAAGGTGTGCAAGAGCAGCAACTCCATGGCCTTCCTCGCTCACGTCCGCACGCACACCGGTacgtatggggggggggaggtcggcTTTCGGGgggtctaaaacacacacacacaccacacactggacacactggTACGTATGGTGGTATGGTCTCTAAAACACTCACACGCGCCACACACACTGGTGTATGTGGCGGTACTTTCCTGGTCTGAACCGAGGGCCTGAGTCTGTGTCTAGTGTAGTTGTAGTCTGAGCACCAGGTCAGTGCAGAGCGCAGGGGAAGGTAACTCAGACTGATTGAGCTACAGAGCAGGTCTGCTAATGGATCCCAGATTGGGATTCCCAGCGCAGCGCCTGGTCAAAGACGTGGCCGTCTCATAATTGATGTGTCCATTACCAAGACTCACTTGTAATTATAGTCAATAAGTCTCTGTAAACGTGTTTAAGCTAGGGCTAAAAGCATTGGAGGCCCAACGAGAGGTGGGCTAATAATTTAAAATAATCAATGCAGACGTATTCAAAGCTCTTAAtttcccttgtgtgtgtgttagtgtccgtgtgtgtgtgtttgtacgtactgcgtgtgtgtacgtgtcagcCTTCATGGCTAGCTGATTATCCTCAATCCATTAAGATAAATCTTGTCATTTGTAATGCTAAGCAGCGCTCGGCTCGCCAGGTCTGGGACAGGGGGGAGTGTCCGGCAGGTTCAGGATGGAGGGCGCTCCATTACTCTTCCCTGACCATGTGTATTAATTGCTTTTAAAATCAACTTAATGCAGGAACGAGATGTGAGGGCGCCATCAATAAATGCCCTTCTCCGCTTCCCCTGGTCCATCACCCTTTCAGCCCAAACCTTAATGGGACTTTAATTGGAGTAcatggtgtgtctctgtgtgtgtgtgtgtgtgtgtgggtgtgtctgtgggtgcgtgtgtggtgaGACAGCTGCTGTAGCTATTTCAACGAGGGGACAGCTTGGAAGGACAGAGGGACCGGCAGGTGATGTTAGAAGAGTTCTGTAGACGGGGGGCTACACGGACCCCACAGCAGGCCTCGGAAGCCCAGTCGGCCCCCACCGTAAAGCACGGAGCCCCGCGCTCCCACGTCTCCACGCTCCTCCCGTTAGCTCCTGCCGTTCCTCTGCCTGGCGTCTTGAGAAACAGGCCCGTACTTAGGAAGATGAGCCGCGTGGCACCTGAGAAGGATGTGGCCGTGCGAGTCAAGGGCACGGCTGAGCGATGGCCTCATGTTTTTCAGGTGTTTTTCTGAATCCCAGGGCTGGGTAATGTGATTGCTCTGTTTCCTTCATTCACGTCTGTGGACTGGAGGAATGTGGCGGCCATAGCTTCGGCCCCCCTGACAGCGTACGCTAGTTATTATTAAAGCTAAGTTTGCTCATTACATTGAATAATTCACCTTTGGTGAGTGGTCatctatcctgtgtgtgtgtgtgtgtgtgtgtgtgtgtgtgtgcgcatgagtCAGGATGGTGGGGGGGAAAGCAGGTCCAGGCTTCTTTAATTAAGCCCAAGTTTTTATTTACTTGATTAATCAGTGAAATCAGAAGATGGTGGGGGGAGGCCCGCAAACTGATTCGTCAATTTGTCCTCccagtagaaaaaaaaaaaaaaaaacccacacacacttgcattttGCCAATGAGGATGCGACTGGATTTGCATTTGGAGCTAAATTGGTCACTTTTTCACTGGAGAGAGCTGTCTGACCTTCtctgggcagggctgggctgcAAAGAGCAGAGtaatagccacacacacacaccatgcaggaGTAAGACTTAACTGCTACAGTTGGGCCAAGCCTGTTATGTTATGTTTGAGAGATGACTTGACGTCATCTCTCAGTAGGAGAGCTTCTCCTGTAGGACGGACACACAGTCGACTTCAGATCGGCCAGTCTGGATGTCCTCTCTGTACTCTGGACACCCAGCCTTGACATCGGTACTCAAGGACTGAGATGGAAAGGCGGATACGTGTAGGGCTAGAGGAGTAGAGTTATACAGAagtgggctggagggatggaaggatggaggagcagagaggtggagggaggaggggggttgtgAAGGGGGTTTCCTTCTTCCAGGAAATGAATTAGTCATCGGCTGTCTCATCAGGGCAGTGAGTGCTGTGCCACACACGCCCGCTGTGGATGGCAGTATTAATCTAACATGACACTGCATTGATGGTCCATTTCAGTTAGGCGCTCAGCTGTTTAAGTGAAGTGGTGGAGTATTAATATGATAATATGttacttctctcttctctctgccatGTCTCAtccgctttcacacacacacacacacatacacacacacacacacacacagccatctggCCAGGCATGGTCCCCATGCActtgtctctcccctcaccttaggtttgagctgtgtgtatgtttgtgcgtgtgtgtgtgtgtgtgttatgcatGTATGTTGAGGTGAAACGAAGAGGCGGGGACTTGCTGCTGCTCATGTGTgaccctcctcccacacactcacacacacacacacacacacacactcacacacagtccgtGGGCCTTGTTAGCACAGCCCAGCCTTTCAATCTTTGTTACCGGTTTAAAATTCGACATGTCATGCTTCTAGCTGGCTGTTAGTGAACCGTGTATGAACAAATTAGTAATCTACACAAAGTGCTTCATCAAATCAGCGGCCGCCCCTGAAATAaatatggctggctggctagaaGAGGCATGGAGGTGACTGAAGCTGCCTGTTATAGAAGAGAGACTCACACAGGGGCCTGGAGCCTGTGTGTAGCTCAGCGCTACTctagattgtgtatgtgtgtgtgaatggcacAGTTTGTGTACTCCGTACCTTATAGAATATGAACATTTTTggatccactcctctctcctctcttctcttctcctctcatctctcctctccccctcccatcccctctctccgcctctcctcatctcctcccctccctgtgttaATGACAGTGATTAGGAGTCCGGGTAGTtagaggagggatgatggagcgAGGCAGTGATGTGCTCTCAGGATTGATGTACGTATTCTCCCTGACCTTTTAAATCCCATTTACTcatcctgagagagaggaggaacaggtagaaggtgagagagagagagagagagagagagagaggtagtgggaaagagagagagagagagagagagagagagagagagagacacggagagagtgACATGTAAAGACTCCATGATCTGGGAAGTGTGGTGATAAAGTGTTGGGTTCTGAGGCTGCGTTGCACTCGGCTGGAGACCCTGTTAACCTTTTCAGTTTTGAAGGCGTGTCTGTGATTGCACATTGTGGCCACATCTTGAGTCCAATTAATGAAATCAACCAATCTTCTTGGCTCGTTCTGCAGGGTCGAAGCCGTTCAAGTGCAAGATCTGCAACTTTGCGACCGCTCAACTGGGCGACGCCCGCAACCACGTCAAGAGACACCTGGGCATGAGAGAGTACAAGTGCCACATCTGTGGgtgagtcactgtgtgtgtgtgtgtgtgtgagggggggggggtgagtctaGGTCTTCCTCCACTCTCGACTGCCGTCTCATCCACATGGAAAAGATGAGGAAACCGTTGCAAACGTTGTtcctttaaaaacacacacacagacacacacacatccaaccacAATATCCTACATATCCCATGTGTTAAATATAACCAACAGCCTAGGCTGCTTTCTGGTCCTGGAATGGAACAGATGTTCTGTGCGCCTGGTTCCCCTGGTGACTTCCCCCCGGGTTCCCCCATGTTCTCAAGGACCGGGGGCTTTGTTGTAAGCCTGTTCGACATGGAACATGGGGATTAACTGAAGGGTCACATCCCTGGCCAGGATGCAGTTATTTTGTTTTCACTTACTGTTTTCTCATTTGTCGTCATTTGTTGTTCTGTTTGTAAAGCTTGAGTCGGAGAGTTCTTTTCTTACTGACATTTCTAGGTTGCTGTTCTTCTGAAGCTAAAAGCcccgtatgtgtgtttgtttgcgtgtgtgtgtgtgtgtgtgtgtgtgtttgtctgcgtgtgtgtgtgtttgtgtgtgtgtgtgtgtgtgtttgtctgcgtgtgtgtgtgtgtgtgtttgtctgcgtgtgtgtgtgtgtttgtctgtgtgtgtgtgtgtttgtctgcgtgtgtgtgtgtgtgtttgtctgcgtgtgtgtgtgtgtgtttgtctgtgtgtgtgtgtgtttgtctgcgtgtgtgtgtgtgtgtgtattcatgtaggTTTATAGGCTCCTGCTGCGGTGCACAAACATATTAGAGCAGGACAAACAGTTGTGGTTGCACACAGCTTCACCTGTAATGAGGGAAAACACTGCTGTTGACCCTCCAGATAAAACcttgctcacacaaacacacacacacatacggagcACTCTTGTAATATGCCTTTAAATGGGACTACTAAATACAGATACTGGTTTCACAAATCATTGGATTAGAAGAGCTATGTGCTGTCACTGCCTGCccctggtgtgtgcgtgcgcacgtttgtgtgtgtgtgaaggtgactGATCACCACCGACCTCTTCTCTCTGACTAAAGAGCAGCAAACAAAGAACACACCAGAAACAGGCTCATTAAGGACACAAGCAACTTcgtatgtctgtctttctctctttttctttctttctttctcttcctttctttttttctgtgtttctctccctcactctctctctctctctctctctctctctctctctctctctctctctttctgtgttcaggtgtggcatgtgtgtgtgtatggcaacgtaagggctggggaggggtctGCTTTAATGATTTCCATGTTGTTACTgttgtataaaaaaacaaatcagTCATGTATaaaatgagacagacagacaggcagtgtttgagagacagacagacaggcagtggttaagagacagacagacaggcagtggttaagagacagacagacaggcagtggttaagagacagacagacaggcagtggttaagagacagacagacaggcagtggttaagagacagacagacaggcagtggttgagagacagacagacaggcagtggttaagagacagacagacagacagacaggcagtggttaagagacagacagacaggcagtggttgagagacagacaggacgcGTCTGAGACGGNNNNNNNNNNNNNNNNNNNNNNNNNNNNNNNNNNNNNNNNNNNNNNNNNNNNNNNNNNNNNNNNNNNNNNNNNNNNNNNNNNNNNNNNNNNNNNNNNNNNNNNNNNNNNNNNNNNNNNNNNNNNNNNNNNNNNNNNNNNNNNNNNNNNNNNNNNNNNNNNNNNNNNNNNNNNNNNNNNNNNNNNNNNNNNNNNNNNNNNNCTGAAACGCGCCACCGGTTGTTAAAGGGCTGGGGATTGTGTCTGGGGTATGACACTTAGGGTATGTATTTATATTAGGGTTGAATGTCtgaaagctacaaaatgatgtcGTTTTATTTGACGAAGAAATGAGcgccgtgtgcgtgcgtgcgtgtgtgtgtgtgttcgcgctCCAAAATGGTATTCAGAAATACTAAATGTGTTACCCGACAAACAGATGTAAACATGTTGAATATTTACTCCTGACAAGTCACTTACGCCAGACGTTCACAGTTTGCATAATTTATTTGCATTTTGAACAGATTTGTATTAAGATGCTGCTGAAGTGTGTCCTCCCTGAATCAGAAGTCCAGTCTTTAGCCATGTTTAACAGTCTGCCCTTACGGAGACAAATTATCATTAGGcctattcctttttttttt harbors:
- the znf407 gene encoding zinc finger protein 407, whose product is MDRKLRSDTEVAPGNKGPDAKTNTQEIETAGPPAPKRSRPDEVTDGSHSEVGAEGEESDRPGGDAVTKVTDDGCTCPICDFVAKTPTALKIHSKRKHSRRGGGRPGVQTAAKKPEPPPDPAPEDGHLHEAQSNEGGQGRGPESGLDLRSGAVEVEQAGETGSTTGELTTTDKPALPEDQDMETGGSETEDSAVAKDQPARQPQSPTLPRRLSKRAPKPKHPHSCSYCGHEFKDRPSLEVHIKRRHTKEKDYSCQLCRYACAAKCDYEKHCLSNKHRKRVEENSPAKVTSPPAGLPGDEDITEDEQAEVQSSSTKTTSTLTPTPASPQTQTQALTQIQTQTQTQAQAQVQTLTQVQAQPRGSKRTLGSRFQLQCSSCEFRVSNVTLLESHTRLKHPAEDRLHCRLCRYYCATPEWMDTHLASEGHQRQVRERDPAAATSPPEECVARVSRDKAGEGALTDDVALAEAGEEAGGGAALSEMDAEAEEAVEAAKAVLEEVEENMDDSKPPKRRRGRPKLTSSTTCSYCGLAVSNATNLSVHVRRKHSHQYSFACRLCNYNCVTRGDMDRHRVTKKHTKRVAEAGGEDQTLTVVSGCQSTGEGKGDGEGEVVGAREGEGKGDSEGEGKGASEGEGKGAREGEDGGAREGEGEVEGEKEGERDGEDNAVPGKKKSKYDAVNSCPHCDFVAHSIPSLDLHVKRKHTREFEFVCLACSYYAVTCREMSRHASTDKHKQKSQMYLEQEKSAMTQEEPGALEGEAAPEPDPHPDEVTSTTTLVEDSSPSSNQPQPQPQPQPEPEPQPQPQPTETPSEHVSPSASRPGTPSEEMTDRMAEEGETEVDGINVVVVCVGSEGGTSTDDVTEPIQQDVEPPEGSGGASVEEAAEAPVSQPSPDTGPHQPQEQSGPEAPGQVQAERKAQAQAACSDVDMDASEDKDDVLSTDKQLVRAVPFDACIVSIKSLSENQRALHERLASEGEAAGGGLAGAAAGGPPRGRRSRLLPGGANGARRRAVTPNPRIRCEDCGFLADGLSGLNVHISMKHPSREKRFHCLLCGKSFYTESNLHQHLTSGAHLRNEQNSIEELPEGGASFKCVKCTDPFETEQELFRHIKEKHEELLREVNKYVLEDTEQINREREENQGSVCKHCGKVCKSSNSMAFLAHVRTHTGSKPFKCKICNFATAQLGDARNHVKRHLGMREYKCHICG